The following is a genomic window from Acidimicrobiia bacterium.
AAACAGCTGAGCACCGCCGTAGACGGTGTGCACCGGCTGGCGTTCCCCGCTGTCACCGGGGAAGGCAGTCACTGCATCCGGGGCGTCGTCGAGGCGGGAGGCGAAGTCACGCAGCAGCGAGTCGGGGAGCGAGGTCTCCATCACGGTCAGCTCCTGGGGAGGATGCGGATGTCGGGCAGCGTGCGGTGCCGCTCGGCGAAGTCGAGGCCGTAGCCGACCACCCACACGTCGAGGATGTCGAACCCCACGTAGTCGATGGCGACGTCCACTTCGGCGCGGTCCGGCTTGCGCACCAGCGCACACGCCTTGAGCGAGGCCGGCTCGCGGGCGGCGAACAGCCGCTCCAGGTAGGCGAGGGTGTGGCCGGTGTCGACGATGTCTTCGACGATCAGGACGTGCTGACCTCCGATGTCGTGGCGGACGTCCATGATGAGCCGCACCGCGCCAGGGACCTCGCTCTTCTCGTCCCCGTAGGAAGACACCGAGATGAACTCCACCCTATGGGGCACGGTGATGCGGCGGGACAGGTCGCTCAGGAAGATGAAGGATCCCTTGAGAACCCCGACGAGTACCAGCTCGTCGGCGTCGGCGTAGTCCCGGTTGATCTCCTCAGCCAACTCCTCCACCCGCGCCGCGATGGCGTCCCGGTCGATGAGGATCTCAAGTTCCACGGTGCCGAGGCTAGCGAGGCACCAGGGCCCCAGGCCCCAGGCAAGAACCAAGACTCAAGAACCGAGGCGACGCCCGCGCAGTGATCGCCCTCCCCCCTCCCCTGACGGCTCCGCCGCCAGGTACTCCCCCCTTCGGGGGGAGGGACCGCGGAAAGGGGGAGGAACCGCAGAAGGGCCCCTCACGCGGTCCCCTCCCCTGAAGGGGGAGGTGGCAGCGGCCGCAGGCCGATGACGGAGGGGGAGGGCTAACCCGTCGCGAGGCATACAGAGCGTTTGCCCTCCCCCTAGCCCGTCAGGTACCGCCCTTTTCAGGGGGAGAGGGAATCTGGCCATGAGCTATGAGCCATGAGCCATGAGCTCTCTCCCAATTGACACGTCGCGGGGTTCCTGCGAAAGTTGCGCCGCTCCGACGACGGAGCATCAGGAGGCCAGCGATGTTCAGGAACCCGACCACCGCCCGTTGACCCGGCGCGTTCGTCGTACCTGACACGCGGCCCACCGGGCGGCGGGCAGCACTCAGACACCCCCTTCCTTCGGCGCGTCCGCGCCATCTCACAGGAGCCCCATGATCCCGGTCCGCGCCTACTGGCGCCTGCTCAGAACCTATCTCCGCCCCCTGCGAGCCAGGGTGGTCCTCCTATCGATCCTGCTGTTCACCGGGATCGTGTTCCAGGTGATCAACCCGCAGTTCATCCGGGCGTTCATCGACCGCGCTCTCGACGGGGCGCCGGCTGGCGACCTCCTCGGTCTCGCCGCCGCCTTCGTCACCCTCGCCGTCGGCTACCAGGCCCTCAACATCGCCGCCACCTACGTCGCCGAGGGGGTTGGCTGGTCGGCGACCAACGAGATGCGCGCCGACCTGGCGGCGCACCTGCTCGACCTGGACATGTCGTTCCACAAGACGATGACGCCGGGAGAGCTGATCGAACGGGTCGACGGCGACGTCACCACGCTGTCCAACTTCTTCTCCA
Proteins encoded in this region:
- the hpt gene encoding hypoxanthine phosphoribosyltransferase; this encodes MELEILIDRDAIAARVEELAEEINRDYADADELVLVGVLKGSFIFLSDLSRRITVPHRVEFISVSSYGDEKSEVPGAVRLIMDVRHDIGGQHVLIVEDIVDTGHTLAYLERLFAAREPASLKACALVRKPDRAEVDVAIDYVGFDILDVWVVGYGLDFAERHRTLPDIRILPRS